In a single window of the Caulobacter soli genome:
- the hisI gene encoding phosphoribosyl-AMP cyclohydrolase: MTSQIFPAAADKTALERGASIAPRFDGSGLVAAIAQHADTGEILMFAWMNDEALKLTLDTGIAHYFSRSRGSLWKKGETSGQLQVVTELRIDCDQDAVLIKVRPQGDGGACHVGFRSCFYRVWENGALVEREA, encoded by the coding sequence ATGACCTCGCAGATCTTCCCCGCCGCCGCCGACAAGACCGCGCTCGAGCGCGGTGCGTCCATCGCTCCCCGCTTTGATGGAAGCGGCCTGGTCGCCGCCATCGCCCAGCACGCCGACACCGGCGAGATCCTGATGTTCGCCTGGATGAACGACGAGGCCCTGAAGCTGACCCTCGACACCGGGATCGCCCACTATTTCAGCCGCTCGCGGGGCAGCCTCTGGAAGAAGGGCGAGACCAGCGGCCAGCTGCAGGTCGTCACCGAGCTGCGGATCGACTGCGACCAGGACGCCGTGCTGATCAAGGTCCGCCCGCAAGGCGACGGGGGCGCCTGCCACGTGGGCTTCCGCTCGTGTTTCTACCGCGTCTGGGAGAACGGGGCGCTGGTCGAGCGCGAGGCTTAG
- a CDS encoding LysE family translocator: MTTAQALIAFALAAGLLTLTPGLDTALVLRTAAAEGWRRASAVAVGIGLGCLAWGAAAAFGAGALLVASHTAYTVLKWAGAAYLVWLGVNLLRKPRAAFDTGAGQAPPSGGLVAALAKGFWNNLLNPKVGVFYVSFLPQFIPTGSSPAAFGLLLAGIHVILGLVWSGGLILATAPIARALRKPGVVKWLDRVTGGVFVAFGVRIALERR; this comes from the coding sequence ATGACGACCGCCCAGGCGCTGATCGCCTTCGCTCTCGCCGCCGGGCTGCTGACCCTCACGCCAGGCCTGGACACCGCCCTGGTGCTGCGCACCGCCGCGGCCGAGGGCTGGCGGCGGGCGAGCGCCGTGGCCGTGGGGATCGGCCTGGGGTGCCTGGCCTGGGGCGCGGCGGCGGCGTTCGGAGCCGGGGCGCTGCTGGTGGCCTCGCACACCGCCTACACGGTCCTGAAGTGGGCGGGCGCGGCCTATCTGGTGTGGCTGGGCGTCAATCTGCTGCGCAAGCCGCGCGCCGCCTTCGACACCGGCGCTGGCCAGGCGCCGCCGTCGGGCGGATTGGTCGCCGCCCTGGCCAAGGGCTTCTGGAACAATCTGCTGAACCCCAAGGTCGGGGTGTTCTACGTGTCGTTCCTGCCCCAGTTCATTCCCACCGGCTCCAGCCCCGCCGCCTTCGGCCTGCTGCTGGCTGGGATTCACGTGATCCTGGGTCTGGTCTGGTCCGGCGGCCTGATCCTGGCCACCGCCCCGATCGCGCGAGCGCTGCGCAAGCCCGGCGTGGTCAAGTGGCTGGACCGGGTGACCGGCGGGGTGTTCGTGGCGTTCGGGGTTAGGATCGCGCTGGAGCGGCGGTAG
- a CDS encoding alkaline phosphatase D family protein — protein MTIDRRRALALFGLGGASAAGEAMAATPRAVFDGRVAFKHGAASGDPLDDRVILWTRATAEATTAPIALRWDVATDPAFKTIVRQGQVTAVAARDYTAKVDVTGLKPATDYFYRFRHVKNGKPAGKAVTGRTRTLPKGPTRDVVLAAVSCSLYPNGYFNAYDAIAKLARVDAVLHLGDYIYEYGAGPDDYGMNAPTAKSRVPDPPREIVSLDDYRRRHALYKTDPALQAAHARAPWILVWDDHETANDSWIGGAENHQPATEGDWVKRKAAAIKAYYEWMPIREPAAGTLPEAAWRRFQFGDVATLLMTETRLTARSHQLDYGHDLTLKDGAPDFAAFAAKLKDPDRRMMGQGQEQWLAREVDASVKTGTAWQVLGNQVVMARVAAPNLKTVMGDQAYGALLAKLPANVAKLVEQSRALSAVDTPGNLDAWDGYPADRERVYDIFKAGKARPIVLSGDSHAFWANELWDDAGTTRVAAEFGVTAVTSPGYGDYLPGAPVDAAFVARNKEVKFTDQLAKGYLLLTLEHGKATGELIAVSTILDTTYETRVLKRFVVTPGDAGGVKALAEG, from the coding sequence ATGACCATCGACAGACGCCGGGCCCTGGCCCTCTTCGGCCTGGGCGGCGCGAGCGCGGCCGGCGAGGCGATGGCGGCGACGCCCAGGGCGGTCTTCGACGGGCGCGTGGCGTTCAAGCACGGGGCGGCCTCGGGCGATCCGCTGGACGACCGCGTGATCCTGTGGACCCGGGCCACCGCCGAGGCCACGACCGCGCCGATCGCCCTGCGCTGGGACGTGGCGACCGATCCGGCCTTCAAGACCATCGTCCGCCAGGGTCAGGTCACCGCCGTCGCCGCCCGCGACTACACCGCCAAGGTCGACGTCACGGGGCTGAAGCCGGCCACGGACTATTTCTACCGCTTCCGCCACGTGAAGAACGGCAAGCCGGCCGGCAAGGCCGTGACCGGGCGCACCCGCACCCTGCCCAAGGGACCGACCCGCGACGTCGTCCTGGCGGCGGTGTCGTGCAGCCTCTATCCGAACGGCTATTTCAACGCCTATGACGCGATCGCCAAGCTGGCGCGCGTCGACGCCGTGCTGCACCTGGGCGACTATATCTATGAGTACGGCGCGGGGCCCGACGACTACGGCATGAACGCGCCGACCGCCAAGAGCCGCGTGCCCGATCCGCCGCGCGAGATCGTCAGCCTGGACGACTATCGCCGCCGCCACGCCCTCTACAAGACCGACCCGGCCCTGCAGGCCGCCCACGCCCGCGCGCCGTGGATCTTGGTCTGGGACGACCACGAAACCGCCAACGACAGCTGGATCGGCGGGGCCGAGAACCATCAGCCCGCGACCGAGGGCGACTGGGTCAAGCGCAAGGCCGCGGCGATCAAGGCCTATTACGAGTGGATGCCGATCCGCGAGCCGGCGGCGGGGACCCTGCCCGAGGCCGCCTGGCGCCGCTTCCAGTTCGGCGACGTGGCCACCCTGCTGATGACCGAGACCCGGCTGACGGCGCGCAGCCACCAGCTGGACTACGGCCACGATTTGACGCTGAAGGACGGGGCTCCCGACTTCGCCGCTTTCGCCGCCAAGCTGAAGGATCCGGACCGCCGGATGATGGGCCAGGGCCAGGAGCAGTGGCTGGCCCGCGAGGTCGACGCCTCGGTCAAGACCGGCACGGCGTGGCAGGTGCTGGGTAACCAGGTGGTCATGGCCCGGGTGGCCGCTCCCAACCTGAAGACCGTGATGGGCGACCAGGCCTACGGCGCCCTGCTGGCCAAGCTGCCGGCCAATGTCGCCAAGCTGGTGGAGCAGAGCCGGGCGCTGTCGGCGGTCGACACCCCCGGAAACCTCGACGCCTGGGACGGCTATCCGGCCGACCGCGAGCGGGTCTACGACATCTTCAAGGCCGGCAAGGCCCGGCCGATCGTGCTGTCGGGCGACAGCCACGCCTTCTGGGCCAACGAGCTGTGGGACGACGCGGGCACGACGCGGGTGGCGGCCGAGTTCGGCGTCACCGCGGTGACCTCGCCCGGCTATGGCGACTACCTGCCCGGCGCGCCGGTCGACGCGGCCTTCGTGGCGCGCAACAAGGAGGTCAAGTTCACCGACCAGTTGGCCAAGGGCTATCTGCTGCTGACGCTGGAGCACGGCAAGGCGACGGGCGAGCTGATCGCGGTCTCGACCATCCTGGACACCACCTACGAGACCCGGGTGCTGAAGCGCTTCGTCGTGACGCCAGGCGATGCGGGCGGCGTGAAGGCGCTGGCGGAGGGGTAA